Below is a genomic region from Pseudomonas frederiksbergensis.
TCCAGCAGGCCGATCCCGACATTCTCTATGTAATCGACCGTACCGCGGTGATGGAGCATCGTCCGGCACTGGACATCAAGAGCCTGGATAACCCGCTGCTGCGCAAGACCAAGGCCTGGAACAACGGCCGTGTAATCTTTGTCGATGCTCAGACCTGGTATCTGTGTACCGCTAGCGTGACCTGTCTCAATCGAATGGCTGACGAGGTGGTTCAGGGCTACAAGGGCTGATTCGCGACGTGTATCTGCAGCACAAAGGGCTGGTCCTGTTCAGGCGCCGGCCCTTTTTGTGGAGGGTGCAGTGCGAATAGTGCGCGGCGAACATTTCTTCAGGCGGCTTGCCACCTGCCTTTGGTGCTGGCCTGCGGCCGATGCGGACGCCCCCACTCCCCACGGATCCAGCCCCTTGGAATGTCCTCAGCGCAGTGGATGTAAATATTTATCATTTAGATTGAGGATTTGGCGTTCTGGTACGGAAACCTAATGAATGCACTTCAATTCTTCGCATCGAAAGGAATCCAGCATGTCGGAACACGGCTGCCCACATAGCGCCAACCCTGATTCATTACAGGCTACGCTACGCGCTGTTTCGTTTACCTTGAATCGCACTTTCTCTGCCGTACAGATGGCCCTGTTGCTAGGGCTGACCGGGGGGTCGATGGCTGTAGCCGCTGCGCCTGCTCCTGAGCCGTCAACGCAGTCTCCGACGGGCACTGGCGAAGGCAGCCTTGTCCTGTCTGAAACGACGGTGGAGGGCACAATGGGCGCACCTGCCGACCTGCCGCCCGCGTATGCGGGCGGCCAGGTTGCCACTGGCAGTCGAGTCGGGCTGCTGGGCACCAAGGACTTTATGGAGACGCCCTTCAGCGCCATCAGCTACACCGATGACTTCGTGCGCAACCACCAGGCGAAGGACATCGGTTCGGTCATCGGTGCAACCGATCCATCGGTGAACGTCCCCTCCAAACGGGCCATCATCGAAACCTTCTTCATTCGTGGCTTCAATACCAGCGCCAACGACATCACCTACAACGGCCTGATCGGTATGGCGCCGAACCTGCGCGGCTCGACCGAGCTGGCCGAGCGCATCGAAGTGCTCAAGGGCCCGTCTGCTCTGCTGAACGGCATGCCGCCAGATGGCAGCGTCGCAGGCAGCATCAATATGGTGCCCAAGCGCGCAAGCGACGAACCCCTGACGCGCCTGACGACATCTTTTGAATCCAATGGTTTATACGGTGCGCATGCCGACGTGGGTCGGCGCTTTGGCGAGCAGAATCAGTTTGGTATCCGCTACAACGGGGTCTACCGCGACGGCGACACCGCCGTGGACGATCAGAAACAAAACATGCAGCTCAATGCGCTGGGCCTGGACTGGCGTACCGAGCGCGTGCGCCTGTCGCTGGACGCCTATAAGCAGCGTGAGCGCCTGGATGGCTCCAATTATTTCGGTATTGCCTCGATCAACCCTAATGTCAACAAAGTACCCAGCCCGAAGAAAGGCGATTACGCCCTGGCACCTGACTGGGCGTACACCATCAACGACACTGAAACCTTCCTGCTCAGGGGCGAGGCTGATTTGAATGACTCGCTCACGGCCTTTGCGGCCTATGGTCAGAGGGACGGTGGCCGTAATGCCCTGATGACGCGTGACACGCTGGTCAACAACGCCGGTGATATCAACGTCCTGGCTTATCGCTCGGATGGGCAGGGCACCCAGAAATCGGGCGAGGCCGGCCTGAAGGGCAACTTCAACACCGGTCCCGTAGGCCACCAATGGTCGCTGGCGGCCACTCAGTACAAGTCGGAGATGAGCTACAAGGATCTTCAGAAAGCCAACTACGTGACCACCAACTACGACAACCTTGACTTCGGCCCAACGCCGCCCTTGGACACATTCGGTGCTGTCACCTCTCGGACCGAAGCCAAGCTGGGCAGTGTTGCTTTTCTCGATACCCTTTCGTTCCTTGACGATCGTATCCAATGGACTGTGGGGTTGCGGCGGCAAACTGTGGAAAGCTCATCCCTGACTCCTGCTCGGGTCAAGACTTCTCACTACAACGAGAGCCGTGTTTCGCCGGCTACCGCGTTGCTGGTCAAGGTGACCGACGATGTATCGGTCTACGCGAACTACATCGAAGGTCTGTCTAAGGGGGATACGGCTCCGATGACGGCAGCCAACTCGGGCCAGATCTTGAGCCCGTACCAGACAAAGCAATATGAGGTCGGTGCCAAGCTTGACCTGGGTTCGTTCGCCACTACGTTGGCTGTGTTTCAGATTGAAAAGCCCAGCGCCTTTACCGACCCAATCACCAACACTTTTGGCCTAAACGGCGAGCAGCGCAACCGTGGCGTGGAATGGAGCTTCTTCGGTGAGGCCCAACCAGATCTGCGTTTGATGGGTGGTGTTTCCTATACACAGGCAGTGTTGAGCAAGGCGCTGGTGAAGGCCAACGAAGGCAATCAGGTGACTGGCGTTCCGAAAATCATCGCCAAGCTTGGGGTCGAGTACGATCTGGAGAGGGTCCCTGGGCTGACCCTGACCGCGGGCACGAACCACGTAGGCAGCCGCTATGTTACGGACGACCATCGGATGGAGTTGCCGTCTTACACCGTTTTCGATGTGGGCGGTCGGTACACCACCAAGGTCATGTCCAAACCTGTGACCTTACGGGCTAACGTGGAGAACATCGCCAACCGGGCATACTGGATCGGTTCCTACAGCGGCGGCGACGGCAGTGGCCTGTCCGGCGGCCTGGGCACTCCACGTACCCTTCAGCTGTCAGCATCGGTTGATTTCTGACCGTCGGCCAGCCAAGAGGCAGGGGAGAGTTCTACGACTTTCTCCGGTCTTGGCGGTACGACACGGCACGCTGGAACTCTCGCTGGATTTAACGATAAAGCCTCGATTCATCGGGGCTTTATCGTGTCTGTGGGTGAGAAATCAGACGGCGTAATCGCTGATCTCTGTGCCGTCAAAGACTCTCAGGGTCGCCGAAAAACATCTGAATCCGCGAACGCAGCCAGCGCTCACCCGGATCGTTGTCCTGCGAGCCGCGCCAGGCCATGTGCAACTCGAAGGTACGCATCGGCAGCGGCGGGTCTTCGGCGCGTACGCCACCGGCGGCGGTCAGTGCATCGGCGGTGTAGTCTGGCACGGTGGCGAGAATATCGGTGCCGGCCAACAGCGTACCCAAACCATTGAACTGCGGAACCGCGAGCACCACGTGACGCTTGCGCCCGAGTTTCTCCAGTTCTTCATCGATGAAGCCGCTGAGGTCGCCGGCGAAGGACACCAGAGCATGGGGGCGAGCGCAGAAATCGTCCAGGCTCAAGGCGCCGGGTACCGAATCGGCGCGTAGCAGTTTCGGCATGCTGCGTCGTAGGACTTTACGTTTGGCGTTGGCCGGCAGATCCGTGGTGTAGCTGACGCCAATCGAGATTTCACCCGAAGCCAACAGTCCCGGCATTAACAGGTAATTGACGCGTCGCACCACCAGCACAATGCCTGGGGCCTCGGCACGCAGGCGCTTCAACAGCAGCGGCAGCAGCGCAAACTCGACATCGTCCGAGAGGCCGATGCGAAACACCGCGGTGCTGGTGGCCGGGTCGAATTCAGCGGCGCGACTGACTGCGGTAGAAATCGAATCCAGAGCCGGAGAGAGCAGGGCGAAGATTTCCACCGCCCGGGCCGAAGGTTCCATGCTGCGGCCGGTACGCACAAACAGCGGGTCGTCGAACAGGCTGCGCAGGCGAGATAACGCTGCACTGATGGCCGGCTGGCCGAGAAACAGCTTCTCTGCCGCGCGGGTCACGCTGCGTTCATGCATGAGGGTTTCGAACACGATCAACAGGTTCAGGTCGACACGACGCAGGTCATTACGATTCATCTGGAGTCCTGGCAGAGTCAGCAAACTTGACGAGAGCGGCCATTTGAGAACAATGGCCGGCATGAATCTTACGGGGAAAGGCTGTTACTCTGCACCGAGTAATTCATTTTTCCCACAATGCTGGTTCGGTTTTCTACGTTGATTGGCGTATTGCCGGAGCTGCGGAATCAATGACAGGCATGTCGACTATTAATAGCCACTGATGGTCTTGGCCAGAAAGCCCAGATAGAGTTCAGGGCATTAGAGGTTACTTTGACGAGGTTTGCGATGTCCCGCACGATCCGTTTTCACAAGTTTGGTCCTGCCGAGGTGCTCAAATGCGAAGAGCATGCGCCCGCTCTGCCAGCGCCGGGCGAAGTGCAGGTGCGTGTCGAAGCAATCGGCATCAGTTGGTATGACATCCTCTGGCGTCAGAACCTGGCGTCTTCCCATGCCCGGTTACCGTCGGGCCTTGGTCATGAAATGGCCGGCGTGGTCACGGCCATCGGCGAAGGTGTCGATGATCTGGCCGTAGGTGACAAGGTCGCCAGCTTCCCGGCAGAAAGCCCCAATGACTATCCCGTCTACGGCGAGCAAATCGTTCTGCCGCGTTCGGCGCTGACGCGCTATCCGGATGTGCTCAGCCCGATCGAAGCCGCCGTGCATTACACGCCGCTGTTGGTTGCCTACTTTGCTTACGCCGATCTGGCACGGGTCAAGCCCGGCCAGTTTGCATTGGTAACCGATGCGAGCCACTGTGCCGGCCCGTCCTTCGTGCAACTGGGCAAGGCCTTGGGTGTGCGGGTCATTGCCGCGACCAAATCGGCTGAAGAGCGCGAGTACCTGTTATCCCTCGGTGCCGAGAAGGTGATCGTCACTGAAGAGCAGGATCTGCTCATGCAGATCAACAAGCTCACCGACAACCGCGGGGTCGATGTGGTCTTCGATGGCCTCGGCGGCCCACAGATGTCGATGCTCGGTGACGTGCTGGCGCCTCGTGGCAGCCTGGTGCTGTATGGCCTGCAAGGCGGCAACCAGACTCCGTTCCCGGCGTGTGCAGCGTTCCAGAAAAACATTCAGTTCTTCGTGCACTGCATCGGCAACTTCACGGGCAAACCGGAACTTGGCATCGTTCAGGATCAGGTCGCGCTGCAACGGGCCTTGCGCGATATCAACCAGTTGACGGCTGACCGCGTTCTGCTGCCACTCAAGACCCGGGTCTTCCCGTTTACCGAGTTTGTCCAGGCGCACCGTTACATGGATGAGTGCCCGTGTCGCGAACGTGTGGCGCTTCAAGTCGAACCGGCATGACGCTTGCGCAAGAGTCCGTGATTACGGGCTCTTGCGTTTTTGTTGGACGTGCAAACCTCTTATCCCTCTTCGTCATCTGCTGGTTCAGCAACTGAACTGGTTTTTGCTCCTGATCTGTATCTTCTAATCAGCATGTAAGCCCTGATAATTGAATGATTAATTTCATCTCAAGGAATGAGTCATGGCTGGGCCTATTTTTTTAACGGGCACGGGTTTGGGTGCTATGCATACGGACCATTGCTCACCTGCACCTCATGTTAAAACACGGCAAGTAAGCGGTTCGCTTGTTAATCACAGAAGTATTGCCCTGTTCTGGTTTCTTTATTTTCCGTGCTCATTGTCTGTGGGACGTTGTCGGAATAGTCCTAGGCCGTCCGCTCGGGCCGTCGGAGCTCTTTGTCTCGGGGGTTGTAGGCGATTGACCCACTCGTGAATGTTATTTCTATAACAATCGTTTCAAATGGTTACCACAATCAAAGTGTTAGCATTTGACAGCAGATACTCACGATAAGCCGTAATCAGCCATCACCGATCGCAGGTCGTACACGCAAATGTTTGTTTGTTCGATGCCGACTTTTTGAATATCAGGTAAATGACGATGAGCACCACTCATGATCAAGCAATGAACTATGTCTATCAGCAAGTTTTGCAGCGGTTGCTGAGTTTCTTTTCTCGTGCGGAACGTACTGCATTGCAGCTTTTGATCCAGCGACTGGTGGTGGCGGCCGGGGGCGTGGAGAGAGTCGGTACTTACAAGGTGCTGATGACGCACTCGGGAACGCGCAACAGTTGCTACACACTGGCATTCCTGCGTGCTGCGCAGTTGAGTATCGCGGGCAGAGCGCCAGCGACCTTCCAGCTGCGTGTTGCCACGCTACGTCTGGGCGGGACGACGCCGACGATCATGGAGAACATTCATAGAAGCTACGGTGCCCTGTTTGTCTACGACGATCCTCGGGTCGAGGTGGTGATGGTCGATAACCGCGAGGTGTTGCCCTTCAGTCATTTGACACCCATGTCTGAGGCTGGCCGCGATTTGAATCGCACCAACATGCTGATGCTCGGCCACCTGCGAGGGACTGACGGGGTATTTGAAGCGTGTGACGACTGCTACCTGGCGACAGGCGAGTTCTACTCGCAGATAGCTCGATGGGAGGGGGGTGTCGATGCGTTGATCAGCGGTAAAACAGTGCGTCAGCAGAAGCAGTTTCTGGCTGGCCTGATGCGCGAGGCGCAAAAGGCCTGCCTGTCGACGATCACTCATCCGGCCTTCAGTTTCGAAGGATTGTTTTCAATGCTCGATCCGTTGGGCGGCGATTGTTATCGCGAACTTTATGCGGGCCATGAAACGGTCGAGTGGCGGCCGCGCGAGAGTTTTGAGACGCGACGCGGCGCAGACTACATCGATATCCAGGACCTGGTGACCGGCAACATGGAAGAGCGCTGGCCATTGCTGACCGACTTTCTCGGGCTGCAACCGGATGAAATTGACGCGCACCTGCGCGAAAACGACTACGCCAGTCCTTTGCTCTCGGCCCATTTGCGGGGCTTGCAGGCCTGCTTCGTGAAAGGCCAGGCCTACGAAAGCGGATTCAGCGAGTACATACAACGGGCGTTGTTGATGATGCGCAAACGACGTCTGCCCGAGCGGTTGTGTGATCAGGTGCTGGAGGTTTACGGTAATCCGCACGCAATGGCTGAGCTTCGGACCCTGGCGTCGGCCGAGGCTCAGCAAGCACTGGGGCTCAATGAAGCACAGCAGCTGTGCCTGCTTTTCACCCCCTTTGTCGATGCAGGTGCCGGGCTTGAGCGTTTTTTGCGCCGCTGCCATCCCGGCATGTTGGTGGCGATGCCCGAACTGCACAAAGCGATGCAGGGCAATGCCGCCCCCGAGCAAGTCATGCAATGGATGATCGACGTCAGCGGTTTGTCTGTCAGCCTGATCTGCAAGCTCTACGGCATGCGCTCGGTGCCCGTAATCGGACTTGAAGCGGGTGATCCAGGTTTGAGTGCTGAAGACGAGGGAGCGTTCGTGGAGGGTGATGCGCTGGGTGAACGGTCAGCGAGACGTTGAAGGAGCCTGGTTTGACCGATTCAAACATCAGCTGTACAGCGATTGGCTGCCGTCCATGAAAGGGCAAAGAGAGACCGATTTTGCCTACCAGGCCGTGTACCGATACTTGACCAGCCTGATCAATGAAATGGCAGCTGAAACACCGATCAAACTGCCTTCGCTAAGGCAGTTGGCAGACCGGTTGAACGTGTCGATTTCAACCATCCAGTACGCCTATTCGCTGCTGGAGAAAGAAGGGCGGGTGTATTCGGTGGCAAAGTCCGGCTACTACGCGTTGCCGGTTTCCTTGAACACTTCGTTCACCAGCGGCAACGACCTGCTTGAAACGGTCTATGTCAGCGCGAGGCGCCCGGGGATGCTGGTCTTGAGCATCGACGAGCCCGCGTTGCTGCAATCGCTGGACAGTCCGTTATTACTGCTGGAGCGGGAATTGGTGCGCCAGTATCCGCGCCAACCACAGCTTCACTCGCAGCCGTGTGGCGAGCTGGAATTACGCACTGCGCTGGCCGCACGCTACACCACGTCACCGGCCCGCTGCTGGCACGCCGATGATGTTTACATCGGTGCCGACTGGCGGGGTGTGCTGGAAATACTGATCGCGGTACTCGAACTCAAGGACGCGACCGTGCTGGTCGAATCGCCCTGTGACTGGGCCATTCTGCGTCTGTTCCAGACCGCCGGTGTACGGGTGATCGAGCTACCGATCGACAGCGACGGCTGCCTTGACCTTGAGTTGCTTGGGCATTTGCTCAAGACCGAGGCGGTTCGTCTGGTAGTGCTGTCGTCAGGCGTGAGCATGCCGCGTGGTAGCCTGATGCCGTCAGACAACCGGCAGTCCACCGCCGAGTTGTTGGAGCAACACGGCAGTTGGGTGCTGGAGAACGATGTGTACGGCGAACTCGCTCATGAGCCGAATGAAAGTCGTTTTCGCGATGTGCTCGATCCTGATCGCCTGATCGTGTTCTCCACCTTCGAAAAGCTCATGGGGCCTGAGGCGCCTTACGGGTATCTGCTTTCACGGCATTTGAGCGTGGAGTTGCAACGACATTTTTTGCTGCGCTCGTTTCGCCTGTCGCCGATTCGTCAGAAAGCCATCGCACGGTTGTACAGCAGTGGTCGTGTCGATCAGCACTTGCTGGTACTGCGCAGACTGTTGAAAGAGCGCAAAACCCGAATGACCCAAGTGCTTCTGGAGCGTCTGAGCGACTCGCTGGAGTTTGTCGAGCCGGCGGGCGGGGCAACCATTTGGGCGCGCTCCTTACGGCCGGTCGATATGCGGCGGGTCTTCCAGCGTATGCTCAAGCAACAGGTGGTGATTGCGCCGGGCGAACTGTTCAGCCTGCAGGGGCTGCACTCGCAGAACGTCAGGCTCAGCCACACATTCAGTGGGCAGCATGACCTGGAGGCTGCGTTGATGATGCTGGCGGATGCGTTGAGGCTTGAACTCATCGATTGATCGGGCGTCAATATAGCCTGCTGATGTCTGGATAGATTTTGTCTGGATAGATATCGTCGCTCTCTGGTCAAACTGCCAGTAAACTGCGCTCCAATTCCTGAACCACTCTTTTTCAGAGGTTTTGCATGACACTCAGTCCTTTTGCGGGCAAACCGGCACCAACAGAGTTGTTGGTCGACATCCCGCGACTGGTAACGGCCTATTACACCGGCCAGCCCGATGCTTCCGTTTCGACCCAGCGCGTTGCGTTCGGTACTTCGGGCCACCGTGGCAGCTCGTTCGAGCTGAGTTTCAACGAATGGCACGTTCTGGCCATCAGCCAGGCCATCTGCCTGTATCGCGAAGCCCAGGGCATCGACGGTCCGTTGTTTGTCGGTATCGACACCCACGCGCTATCGACGCCGGCCGGCGCCAGTGCGCTGGAAGTCCTGGCCGCCAATGGCGTGACCGTGATGATTGCTGAAGGCGACGAGTACACGCCGACGCCGGCTATTTCCCATGCGATTCTTTGCTACAACCGCGGCCGCACGTCGGGGCTGGCGGACGGCATCGTCATCACGCCGTCCCATAACCCACCGCAAAGCGGCGGTTACAAGTACAACCCTACCAACGGTGGCCCGGCCGATACCCACATCACCAAGTGGATCGAGGCCAAGGCCAACGAGTTGCTGGCCAACAAGCTCGCCGGCGTCAAACGCATCAGCTATGAGCAGGCACTCAAGGCCAGCACCACCCATCGCCATGATTACCTCAATACCTACGTCGCCGATCTGGTCAACGTGATCGACTTCGACGCCATCCGCGGCGCCAACCTGCGCCTGGGCGTGGATCCGCTGGGCGGAGCAGGGGTGCGCTACTGGTCGGCCATTGCCGAGCATTACCGTCTGAACCTTGACGTGGTGAACACCCAGGTCGATCCAACGTTCCGATTCATGTCCGTCGACTGGGACGGGCAGATTCGCATGGATCCATCGTCGAGCTATGCCATGCAAGGCCTGATCGGTCTGAAAGAGCGTTTCGACGTGGCGTTTGCCTGCGACCCGGACCACGACCGTCACGGCATCGTTACCCCGTCCGGTGGCTTGCTGGCACCGAACAACTATCTGGCCGTGTCCATCGACTATCTGTTCCAGAACCGCCCGCAATGGCGCGCCGATGCGGCGGTGGGTAAAACCGTGGTCAGCAGTGGCTTGATTGACCGCGTTGCCAAGCGTTTGAATCGTCGTCTGTTTGAGGTGCCAGTCGGTTTCAAATGGTTTGCCGATGGCCTGTTCGACGGCTCGCTGGGTTTTGGCGGCGAAGAAAGTGCGGGTGCGTCATTCCTGCGTAAGGATGGCGGCGTCTGGAGCACCGACAAGGACGGCCTGATTCCAGCCTTGCTGGCGGCTGAAATGACCGCTCGCACAGGGCGTGATCCAAGCCAGGCTTATCGCGCACTGACCGATGAGCTGGGTGAGCCGTTCTCGGTACGCGTCGACGCCAAGGCCAACCCTGAACAAAAAGCCTTGCTCGGCAAGTTGTCACCGGACCAGGTCAAGTCGACACAACTGGCTGGCGAAGCGATCCAGAGCATTCTCAGTAAGGCGCCGGGTAACGACCAGGCGATCGGCGGCCTGAAAGTCATGACCGAAAATGGCTGGTTCGCAGCCCGTCCTTCGGGCACCGAGGATATCTACAAGATCTACGCCGAAAGCTTCATTGGCAACGATCACCTCAAGCAGTTGGTGCAAGAGGCGCAAACGCTGGTGGATGGCGCAATCAGCGCGAAATAAGGGCGTAACGCCAACCTGCCTGGACCTTGTAGGAGCTGCCGCAGGCTGCGATCTGTTGATCTTGATCGTCATGATCGCAGCCTGCGGCAGCTCCTACGGGGTGTGGCGTGCGCCAGTAGCCGGTGGCAAACAAAAAGGGGTGACCAAAACGGTCACCCCTTTTTTGCATCTGGCTTTCAGCACATCAAGCCAGGTCCACCAGGACGATTTCGCTGTCCTCGATGGCGGTCACCCGCAGCACTTGCTCCTCGGCAACTGCTACACCGTCTCGAGCTTGTGCACGCAAGCCATTGACTTCAATGACTCCAGTGGCAGGCACCAGGTACGCTCGGCGACCGTTATCGAGTCGATACTCGGCGGTTTCGCCGGCCTTCAGGTTTGCCGCGACCAACCGCGCATCGGCGCGGATCCGCAGGCTTTGGTCGTCGCCGGCCTTGCCGCTGGCCAAGGTCACGAAACCTTCGCGCTGACCTTTGGGAAACGGTTTGGCGCCCCAGGACGGTGCCAGCCCGGTTTCATTCGGGATGATCCATATCTGGAAAATCTTCGTCGCCGTCGACTCCAGGTTGTACTCGCTGTGAGCAATCCCGGTGCCGGCGCTCATGACCTGTACATCACCGGCCTCGGTGCGGCCCTTGTTACCCAGGTTGTCTTCATGGCTGATGGCACCTTCGCGAACGTAGGTGATGATTTCCATGTCCCGATGCGGGTGTTTCGGGAATCCGGTACCCGGCGCAATCACATCGTCGTTCCACACTCGCAGGTTGCCCCAGTTCATGCGTTTTGGGTCATGGTACTCGGCGAACGAAAAGTGATGATGGGCATCCAGCCAGCCATGATGGGCGCCGCCCAGGGAGTTGAAGGGTCTGAGTTCAAGCATGATCGTCTCCTGAAAAGGTTCGTCATGGGGCGGAACGCTTGAGCCGCAAAACGAGAACCGGTGGTTGATGGCGAGCATCATCTATCAGTTAATAATCGATAAAAAGCGTAAAAACTGCGTAAAAATGATCAGTTTATTAGATGTTAATTGAAGTCTATATTCTGCGTTTCAGCATTCACTTCATCGCTTAAACCAATGATGGATAAGCATTTGACTAGAACTCGCCGGCAAATGAAGACACCATAGCCTGCAACAGCCTCACACCCTGGAGTCAGCGTGCCGCGTCACATTCCCGATCTTCCTTCCGAGCTTTTGCCCCTGGCCGAAATGCCGCTGCTCAAGCGCCTGGCCGCGCGTTTTTTTGGTCACGGCCTCAATCGCTTGCGCGCTCAACACCGGGCGTCCTGGCTGCACGGCCAGGCCGACGGTTTTCGCAGCGGTCATAGCGCGGGCGTGGACTACGGCTACCAGGAAGGCAGGCTTGAAGGAATAGAAGAAGGCCGCCAGGTGCTGCTGATTCGCGACAGCCGATCCACCGAGCATCCGGCGCCGCGTATTGATGAAAACCTGTTCGACGACTGGCGGCTGCCCCTGAGTGCCGACATCAAGAAACGCATGAAGACCGATGTCGCCCGTTTGTTGCCGGAGTCGGCGCAGCCTGGTGCCGCACAGTGGAAGATGATCTTCAGTGACACACCCTCGACTTCGGTGATCGCCGGGGCGGGTGCCGGAAAGTCGACAACCCTGGTGCTGCGCATTTTGCTGCTGACCCATTATCTGGGGTTTGAGCTCGATTCGTTGACTGTGGTGACGTTCACTCGAGAATCGCGCAAGGACTTCATCAACAAGCTGACAGGACTGTTTGCCGTGTGGGGGCACACGCTTTCTCAGAAAGACGCCCGCGACCTGGTGCGAACCTTCCACTCACGCATTCTGCCGATGGTCCGCAGCCTGCCGGGATTCGAACGGCTGCAAGCCTTCGAAAACCTCAATGCACGTTCGCTGCTCGATGATGCAGAGGTCGACAGCAACCCGTTCGATCTGCGGATCAACGACACCCAGCGCCAGCAACTCAATGCCTGTTTTCACCGGCTGTTTACTCAAAGCGAGCGCTTTCGTGAACTGATCACGCCGTTGTCCCGTCATGCCTTGCAGCTCAAGGAGCTGGAGCGCGATCACCCGGATGTGCAAAAGCGCATGGCGGTGACCGAGTTGGCGGCCAAGCGCGATGAAGAACTCTGCGATGCCGTCGAGGATCTGTGGATTCGCGCGGGCGCCTGGCCGATCAAGGGCATTGAGCCCAGCCGCCAGGCATTCGAGATCAACGGTTCGACCTTCCACTGTCACGGTTACATCCCGACGCTCGACGCCTGGGTGGTTCTAGGCTTCGACCCTCGTGAAAACCCGCAAGTCAGCCGTCCGAACGCCAAGCTGACGGTTCGCGCCGAATGGGCAGTCAAACGCACCCTGTTTCAAGCTTTCTGCCGTAAGCCTTTGATTTGGCTAGACAGTTATGAGTCTGCAAAGCGCGTTTTGGCCACGCTGGCAGGGGATGCCAGCGCCGGGCCGGGGTTCGATTACAAGGTTAAGGGCGAACTGGCTTCCGCGCCGTTGCTTGATTGTTTTGTCGCGGCGGCGAGCTTTATCGAAAACCTCGGGCTGGATGTTCCTGCCGCCGTGGGTCAGATGAGTTTCGCCAAGGACGATCCGGATCGCTTCTTCTTTCAGGCCCTGAGTCTGTACTGGCGAGCCCTGGAGGATCACCTGCTGGATCAGTCGCCGCCGGTGATGACCTACAACCGGATGTTCGCCTTGTTCAGCGAACATTCTCCGGAAAACCTTAAACTCCTGAGTGATGAGTTGCTGCGGCCGATGTCGCACTTGATGATCGACGAATTTCAAGACGTTTCCCCGCAAATTGTCTCCTGGATTCGTGCGACCCTGATGGAAATCCGCAGCCGTGGTCCGGCCATGCACGTCGGTCGCGGTGCGCAACGCTCGTCGCTGCTGTGCGTCGGCGATGACTGGCAGTCGATCTATGGCTGGCGCGGCAGTTCGCCGAAGTACTTCATGGAATTCAACAAGGAATTTGCGTCGCCCAGTACCACGCGGGTAATGCTCAGCGAAAACTACCGCAGCCATCAGCACATCATCGACGCTGCCGAGCATATCGTGC
It encodes:
- a CDS encoding TonB-dependent receptor, with product MGAPADLPPAYAGGQVATGSRVGLLGTKDFMETPFSAISYTDDFVRNHQAKDIGSVIGATDPSVNVPSKRAIIETFFIRGFNTSANDITYNGLIGMAPNLRGSTELAERIEVLKGPSALLNGMPPDGSVAGSINMVPKRASDEPLTRLTTSFESNGLYGAHADVGRRFGEQNQFGIRYNGVYRDGDTAVDDQKQNMQLNALGLDWRTERVRLSLDAYKQRERLDGSNYFGIASINPNVNKVPSPKKGDYALAPDWAYTINDTETFLLRGEADLNDSLTAFAAYGQRDGGRNALMTRDTLVNNAGDINVLAYRSDGQGTQKSGEAGLKGNFNTGPVGHQWSLAATQYKSEMSYKDLQKANYVTTNYDNLDFGPTPPLDTFGAVTSRTEAKLGSVAFLDTLSFLDDRIQWTVGLRRQTVESSSLTPARVKTSHYNESRVSPATALLVKVTDDVSVYANYIEGLSKGDTAPMTAANSGQILSPYQTKQYEVGAKLDLGSFATTLAVFQIEKPSAFTDPITNTFGLNGEQRNRGVEWSFFGEAQPDLRLMGGVSYTQAVLSKALVKANEGNQVTGVPKIIAKLGVEYDLERVPGLTLTAGTNHVGSRYVTDDHRMELPSYTVFDVGGRYTTKVMSKPVTLRANVENIANRAYWIGSYSGGDGSGLSGGLGTPRTLQLSASVDF
- a CDS encoding LysR family transcriptional regulator, whose amino-acid sequence is MNRNDLRRVDLNLLIVFETLMHERSVTRAAEKLFLGQPAISAALSRLRSLFDDPLFVRTGRSMEPSARAVEIFALLSPALDSISTAVSRAAEFDPATSTAVFRIGLSDDVEFALLPLLLKRLRAEAPGIVLVVRRVNYLLMPGLLASGEISIGVSYTTDLPANAKRKVLRRSMPKLLRADSVPGALSLDDFCARPHALVSFAGDLSGFIDEELEKLGRKRHVVLAVPQFNGLGTLLAGTDILATVPDYTADALTAAGGVRAEDPPLPMRTFELHMAWRGSQDNDPGERWLRSRIQMFFGDPESL
- a CDS encoding zinc-dependent alcohol dehydrogenase family protein, translated to MSRTIRFHKFGPAEVLKCEEHAPALPAPGEVQVRVEAIGISWYDILWRQNLASSHARLPSGLGHEMAGVVTAIGEGVDDLAVGDKVASFPAESPNDYPVYGEQIVLPRSALTRYPDVLSPIEAAVHYTPLLVAYFAYADLARVKPGQFALVTDASHCAGPSFVQLGKALGVRVIAATKSAEEREYLLSLGAEKVIVTEEQDLLMQINKLTDNRGVDVVFDGLGGPQMSMLGDVLAPRGSLVLYGLQGGNQTPFPACAAFQKNIQFFVHCIGNFTGKPELGIVQDQVALQRALRDINQLTADRVLLPLKTRVFPFTEFVQAHRYMDECPCRERVALQVEPA
- a CDS encoding aminotransferase-like domain-containing protein; translated protein: MKGQRETDFAYQAVYRYLTSLINEMAAETPIKLPSLRQLADRLNVSISTIQYAYSLLEKEGRVYSVAKSGYYALPVSLNTSFTSGNDLLETVYVSARRPGMLVLSIDEPALLQSLDSPLLLLERELVRQYPRQPQLHSQPCGELELRTALAARYTTSPARCWHADDVYIGADWRGVLEILIAVLELKDATVLVESPCDWAILRLFQTAGVRVIELPIDSDGCLDLELLGHLLKTEAVRLVVLSSGVSMPRGSLMPSDNRQSTAELLEQHGSWVLENDVYGELAHEPNESRFRDVLDPDRLIVFSTFEKLMGPEAPYGYLLSRHLSVELQRHFLLRSFRLSPIRQKAIARLYSSGRVDQHLLVLRRLLKERKTRMTQVLLERLSDSLEFVEPAGGATIWARSLRPVDMRRVFQRMLKQQVVIAPGELFSLQGLHSQNVRLSHTFSGQHDLEAALMMLADALRLELID